In Flavobacterium gelatinilyticum, a genomic segment contains:
- a CDS encoding DUF4932 domain-containing protein, producing MNRDFKLIIILFTAFLPIAVSAQFQENLSKNITLSINENIETYFFAEKLAVEHIGYYVFSNKDSNYDHQPLVSHSFEHFKKWKDSETVLKIADLLTKLRPVLSDNSQILEYLWYCKPFPEKGFRYELPKSAAINDSVHYPGAKVLTAELTNLLISFYKETKAGGYIRQNKKYYKGAMNEASKYIAVKSIPFEEQWYGQKFSGYAFILMPGMPIPHGEDNYRAFGNMLITPKGQEPAMVFSSSVMVDKKEKLSDYKKFGFDNQQVTRLLTVHELGHSFVNPLLKDFKKEIQRDSLLLTPKLKKHLETSYIFSWENCITEHLVRLGEIRTAKLMNDTVEEERLRKEHTVTLGFVLLPFLEEIIVKYESDRKTYPDFKSFLPVIFESLETLKPEDIDKLIQT from the coding sequence ATGAATAGAGATTTTAAATTAATCATAATCCTGTTTACAGCTTTTCTGCCTATAGCGGTTTCTGCTCAGTTTCAGGAAAACTTATCAAAAAATATCACGCTGAGTATCAATGAAAATATCGAAACGTATTTTTTTGCCGAAAAACTTGCCGTGGAGCATATAGGTTATTATGTATTTAGCAATAAGGATTCAAATTACGACCATCAGCCTCTTGTAAGCCATTCTTTTGAGCATTTTAAAAAATGGAAGGACAGCGAAACGGTTTTAAAAATTGCAGATTTACTAACAAAACTTCGTCCTGTTTTAAGTGACAATTCGCAGATCCTGGAATATCTGTGGTATTGCAAACCTTTTCCTGAAAAGGGATTTCGTTATGAGCTTCCTAAAAGTGCCGCTATTAATGACAGTGTTCATTATCCGGGTGCAAAAGTTTTAACAGCAGAATTGACTAATCTTTTAATTTCATTTTATAAAGAAACCAAAGCAGGCGGGTACATTCGCCAGAATAAAAAGTATTACAAAGGTGCTATGAATGAAGCATCAAAATATATAGCTGTAAAATCGATTCCGTTTGAAGAACAGTGGTACGGACAAAAATTTTCTGGTTATGCTTTTATTCTCATGCCCGGAATGCCTATTCCGCATGGTGAAGATAATTACCGAGCCTTTGGTAATATGCTCATAACACCAAAAGGACAAGAACCGGCCATGGTTTTCAGTTCAAGTGTAATGGTGGATAAAAAAGAAAAATTATCCGATTATAAAAAGTTCGGTTTCGATAATCAGCAGGTTACAAGGTTGTTGACCGTTCATGAATTAGGGCATTCTTTTGTGAATCCGCTTTTAAAGGATTTTAAGAAGGAAATTCAAAGAGATTCACTTTTGCTTACGCCAAAATTGAAAAAGCATTTGGAAACCTCTTATATATTCAGCTGGGAAAATTGTATTACAGAGCATCTCGTTCGTCTGGGAGAAATTAGAACCGCTAAATTAATGAATGATACTGTAGAGGAAGAACGTTTACGAAAAGAACATACCGTAACATTGGGTTTTGTCCTGCTTCCTTTTTTAGAAGAGATAATTGTAAAATATGAATCAGACCGAAAGACCTATCCTGATTTTAAAAGTTTCCTCCCCGTTATATTTGAATCGCTTGAGACGCTGAAACCTGAAGACATTGACAAACTTATTCAAACCTGA
- a CDS encoding GNAT family N-acetyltransferase, producing METIKLELDEKKHGAFNLYADDKKLGEMTVSIKPDLLTVYHTGVEPEGEGKGYAKKLLEEMTTYARANNLMVLPLCPYVHAQFKRHPDEYADIWKK from the coding sequence ATGGAAACAATAAAACTGGAATTAGACGAAAAAAAACACGGTGCTTTTAATCTTTACGCAGATGATAAAAAACTGGGAGAAATGACCGTAAGCATTAAACCTGATCTATTGACCGTTTACCACACAGGTGTTGAGCCGGAAGGAGAAGGAAAAGGATATGCTAAAAAACTTCTGGAAGAAATGACGACGTATGCACGTGCCAATAACTTAATGGTATTACCGCTTTGTCCGTATGTACATGCCCAGTTCAAAAGACATCCGGACGAATATGCGGATATCTGGAAGAAATAA
- the ygiD gene encoding 4,5-DOPA dioxygenase extradiol, with amino-acid sequence MALLPIGAAAMKLSSLKTAVDTFGATERMPVLFLGHGNPMNALADNNFTQGFQQIAKSLPKPKAILCISAHWETRGTFVTAMQQPPTIHDFGGFPQALFDVQYPAPGSPELALETQKLITSTSVGLSNDWGLDHGCWTVVKFLYPNADIPIIEMSIDYTKPASYHYELGKELAALRRKGVLIVGSGNTVHNLQLAAWDKMMVPGYGYEWAHIANEKMKKMIVEHDHNSLINFNKQGKEFLLSIPTPEHYLPLLYTLGLREKDEKATIFNDKLVAGSLNMLSVKIDKA; translated from the coding sequence ATGGCACTATTACCTATTGGAGCTGCAGCTATGAAACTGAGCTCACTTAAAACTGCTGTTGACACTTTTGGTGCAACAGAACGAATGCCGGTTCTGTTTTTAGGACACGGTAATCCGATGAACGCACTGGCTGATAATAACTTTACACAGGGTTTTCAGCAAATAGCCAAATCATTGCCAAAACCAAAGGCGATACTTTGTATTTCTGCCCATTGGGAAACCAGAGGAACATTTGTAACAGCCATGCAGCAGCCACCTACAATTCATGATTTCGGCGGTTTTCCTCAGGCGCTTTTTGACGTGCAGTATCCTGCGCCCGGAAGTCCTGAGCTGGCGTTGGAAACTCAAAAATTAATCACTTCAACTTCGGTTGGATTAAGTAATGACTGGGGTCTGGATCACGGCTGCTGGACAGTGGTGAAATTCCTATACCCAAATGCCGATATCCCGATTATCGAAATGAGTATCGATTATACCAAACCGGCATCCTATCATTATGAATTAGGAAAAGAACTGGCTGCACTCCGACGCAAAGGCGTTCTGATTGTGGGCAGCGGCAACACGGTGCACAATTTACAGCTCGCAGCCTGGGATAAAATGATGGTTCCGGGTTATGGGTACGAATGGGCTCATATTGCCAACGAAAAAATGAAAAAAATGATCGTAGAGCATGATCATAATTCTCTTATTAATTTTAACAAACAGGGAAAAGAGTTCCTGCTTTCAATACCAACACCTGAACATTATTTACCGCTTTTATACACTTTAGGTCTAAGGGAAAAAGATGAAAAAGCCACTATTTTTAACGACAAATTAGTAGCAGGATCTCTAAATATGCTGTCTGTAAAAATAGACAAGGCATGA
- a CDS encoding alpha/beta hydrolase: MNLENITAGVPLKEAKKALILLHGRGAGSNDILSIARHLKVEDFALVAPQAENRTWYPYSFLALIEENEPFLSNSLETISKIVTGLEENGITKENIYFLGFSQGACLALDYTTRNAARYGGVVAFTGGLIGDQVYKDHYKGDFANTPVFIGTSDPDFHVPVERVNDTEVFLQSMGALVTKKIYPDMGHTISQDEVDLANELVFTKK, from the coding sequence ATGAATTTAGAAAATATAACAGCCGGAGTGCCTTTAAAAGAAGCCAAAAAAGCATTGATACTTCTTCATGGAAGAGGTGCCGGTTCCAACGATATACTGTCAATAGCAAGACATCTTAAAGTAGAAGATTTTGCTTTGGTTGCGCCACAAGCCGAAAACAGAACCTGGTATCCGTATTCGTTTTTAGCGCTTATTGAAGAAAATGAACCTTTCTTATCTAATTCGCTCGAAACGATTTCAAAGATTGTAACAGGACTTGAAGAAAACGGCATTACAAAAGAGAACATTTATTTCCTCGGCTTTTCGCAGGGCGCTTGTCTGGCCTTAGATTATACAACACGAAATGCAGCCAGATATGGCGGTGTGGTGGCTTTTACCGGCGGACTTATAGGCGATCAGGTTTACAAAGATCATTATAAAGGAGATTTTGCAAATACTCCCGTTTTTATTGGTACCAGCGATCCTGATTTTCATGTCCCGGTAGAACGAGTAAATGATACCGAAGTTTTTCTGCAAAGTATGGGAGCTTTGGTTACTAAAAAAATCTACCCGGATATGGGACATACGATTAGTCAGGATGAAGTAGATCTGGCAAATGAACTTGTTTTTACAAAAAAATAA
- a CDS encoding alpha/beta hydrolase: MRIKKSFGISFGILALLTIFSFTIMNTNTENTKLFYLVRQPKIKTTKPPLVILLHGVGGNEQNLFSFAPALPDNFVVVSARGPLTFGAGSYAWFQVDFSGGKPQINEKQAESSRLLLIDFIEDLKKEIDFDPEKVFLMGFSQGGIMSYSTALTAPEKVKGIAVMSGRLLPEIKPFEAKTSKLEKLKVFISHGKQDAVLNHQYAVDAFEYLTTKNIKPEFHSYEEGHTVNQQMFNDVNEWLKAKSN, encoded by the coding sequence ATGAGAATAAAAAAATCTTTTGGAATCTCCTTTGGGATTCTGGCACTACTTACAATCTTCAGTTTTACGATTATGAATACCAATACAGAAAACACCAAATTGTTTTATTTGGTCAGACAGCCTAAAATAAAAACGACAAAACCGCCTTTGGTTATTTTACTGCATGGCGTGGGAGGAAATGAGCAGAACCTTTTTTCTTTTGCTCCTGCCCTTCCGGATAATTTTGTTGTAGTTTCAGCTAGAGGTCCGCTTACTTTTGGAGCGGGAAGTTATGCCTGGTTTCAGGTTGATTTTTCTGGCGGAAAACCACAGATTAACGAGAAACAGGCTGAAAGTTCCCGGCTTCTGTTAATTGATTTTATAGAAGATCTGAAAAAAGAAATTGATTTTGATCCTGAAAAAGTTTTCCTGATGGGATTTAGTCAGGGCGGTATTATGAGTTACAGCACGGCGCTTACAGCTCCTGAAAAAGTAAAAGGAATTGCCGTAATGAGCGGCCGTCTTTTACCGGAAATCAAACCTTTTGAAGCCAAAACATCCAAACTTGAAAAACTAAAAGTTTTTATTTCACACGGTAAACAAGATGCAGTTCTTAACCATCAATATGCTGTTGATGCTTTTGAATATCTTACAACTAAAAACATCAAACCTGAATTTCATTCGTATGAAGAAGGCCACACGGTTAATCAACAGATGTTTAATGATGTAAACGAATGGCTGAAAGCAAAAAGTAATTAA
- a CDS encoding ring-cleaving dioxygenase has product MENRILGLHHITAIAGDAKRNFDFYSKILGLRFIKKTVNFDDPGTYHFYFGDEIGSAGTILTFFPWGEGIQQGRKGSGMATEIGYSVPKGSLDFWQKRFEQYNVIYNKPAEKFGEKYLTFLDPDGLKLELIESKTEDNRKGWETDEVKAAAATKGFHNITLTLNDIKPTAAVLTEIFGYKLIDQDVNRYRYATDAVENAAIVDLVELADEKRGLNANGTVHHVAFRVKNDEILMHFREKVEEYGLSITPQIDRQYFHSLYFREPGGVLFEIATDNPGFTVDESLEELGQNLKLPAQYEPQRKLIEEHLVKIN; this is encoded by the coding sequence ATGGAAAATAGAATTTTAGGCTTACACCATATTACTGCAATTGCAGGTGACGCTAAACGCAACTTTGACTTTTATTCAAAGATTTTAGGATTACGTTTCATTAAAAAAACCGTCAACTTTGATGACCCGGGAACGTATCACTTCTATTTTGGAGATGAAATAGGAAGTGCCGGAACTATCTTAACTTTTTTTCCTTGGGGAGAAGGAATCCAGCAGGGAAGAAAAGGTTCAGGAATGGCAACCGAAATTGGGTACTCAGTTCCAAAAGGAAGTCTGGATTTCTGGCAGAAACGTTTCGAACAATACAATGTAATCTACAATAAACCGGCTGAAAAATTCGGAGAAAAATATTTGACTTTTCTTGATCCGGACGGATTAAAACTGGAATTAATCGAATCTAAAACAGAAGATAACAGAAAAGGCTGGGAAACCGATGAAGTAAAAGCAGCTGCAGCAACAAAAGGATTTCATAACATTACTTTGACTTTAAACGATATTAAACCAACCGCTGCGGTATTAACAGAAATTTTTGGTTACAAATTGATCGATCAGGATGTAAACCGTTACCGTTATGCAACAGATGCCGTAGAAAATGCTGCAATTGTTGACCTGGTAGAATTAGCTGATGAAAAAAGAGGTTTAAATGCTAACGGAACCGTTCACCACGTGGCGTTCAGAGTAAAAAATGACGAAATTTTGATGCACTTCCGTGAAAAAGTCGAAGAATACGGATTATCAATTACACCGCAGATTGACAGACAGTATTTCCATTCTTTGTATTTCAGAGAACCGGGCGGCGTGTTATTCGAAATTGCAACAGATAACCCAGGATTTACAGTAGACGAAAGTTTAGAAGAATTAGGACAGAACTTAAAACTTCCGGCACAATACGAGCCACAGAGAAAACTTATCGAAGAACATCTGGTAAAAATTAATTAA
- a CDS encoding proline iminopeptidase-family hydrolase, which translates to MITYKNVFLLGLAALFLTACNKEKALEKENSTVNAYLTDTTSGIKTGGVQVVQINTPKGKFNVWTKRIGNNPKIKLLLLNGGPGATHEYFECMESFLPAEGIEFIYYDQLGTGNSDNPDDTSLWDLPRFVEEVEQVRQALKLDKDNFYLLGHSWGGILASQYALKYQQHLKGLIISNMMMSAIEYDKYADEVLAKQMDPKALERIREIEKKKDFQNPEYMELLLPNFYAKHIMRADPDSWPEPINRSFSKINQSLYVTMQGPSEFGLSGKLEKWDITKELPKLTVPTLSIGAKYDTMDPEHMKWIASQVKNGTYLYCEKGSHMSMYDDQDTYMNGLIKFLKDTNKKTN; encoded by the coding sequence ATGATTACGTACAAGAATGTTTTTTTACTCGGTTTAGCAGCACTGTTTTTAACAGCATGCAATAAAGAAAAAGCCTTAGAAAAGGAGAACTCAACAGTTAATGCTTATTTGACAGATACCACATCGGGTATAAAAACCGGAGGCGTGCAGGTTGTACAAATCAATACACCAAAAGGAAAATTCAATGTATGGACAAAGAGAATAGGAAATAATCCGAAAATCAAGTTACTGCTCCTGAACGGAGGTCCGGGAGCAACTCATGAGTATTTTGAATGTATGGAAAGTTTTCTTCCAGCAGAAGGCATCGAGTTTATTTACTACGATCAGCTGGGGACGGGGAATTCAGACAATCCGGATGATACATCCCTTTGGGATCTGCCTCGTTTTGTTGAAGAGGTAGAACAGGTGCGTCAGGCCTTAAAACTGGATAAAGACAACTTTTATCTCTTAGGGCATTCATGGGGTGGTATTCTGGCATCACAATATGCACTTAAATATCAACAGCATTTAAAGGGACTTATTATTTCGAATATGATGATGAGCGCCATAGAATATGATAAATATGCCGATGAGGTTTTAGCCAAACAAATGGACCCGAAAGCTCTGGAAAGAATAAGGGAAATCGAAAAAAAGAAAGATTTCCAGAACCCGGAATACATGGAGCTGCTGTTACCGAATTTCTATGCCAAACACATCATGCGTGCCGATCCTGATTCATGGCCGGAACCTATAAACCGTTCTTTCAGTAAAATCAATCAATCGTTGTATGTTACCATGCAGGGACCAAGCGAATTCGGTCTTTCGGGAAAACTTGAAAAGTGGGATATTACAAAAGAACTCCCAAAATTGACGGTCCCAACTTTGTCCATTGGTGCAAAATACGATACAATGGATCCGGAACACATGAAATGGATTGCCTCTCAGGTTAAAAACGGAACGTATTTGTACTGCGAAAAAGGAAGCCACATGAGTATGTACGACGATCAGGATACTTATATGAACGGACTGATTAAATTTTTAAAAGACACAAATAAAAAAACAAACTAG